Proteins co-encoded in one Prunus persica cultivar Lovell chromosome G6, Prunus_persica_NCBIv2, whole genome shotgun sequence genomic window:
- the LOC18772846 gene encoding auxin-responsive protein SAUR50 has translation MSTLKIRSKKPDDIRGLVMLRLLIRKLVQKGLSILSARGLHHHNDFDEATVVPEDVKEGHFAVFAVKGKEAERFVVKLESLQNPEFLRLLEEAEEEYGFEQKGALAVPCRPEELHKILENRREKNSSNNNNINLRVIPGC, from the coding sequence ATGTCTACACTGAAAATCCGATCAAAGAAACCAGACGACATTCGAGGTCTCGTGATGCTGAGGCTGCTCATTCGGAAGCTTGTGCAGAAGGGTCTCTCCATTTTATCAGCCAGAGGCCTTCATCACCACAATGATTTTGATGAAGCCACAGTGGTGCCAGAAGATGTTAAAGAAGGGCATTTTGCTGTTTTTGCAGTGAAGGGCAAGGAGGCAGAGAGGTTTGTGGTGAAATTAGAGTCCTTGCAAAACCCTGAGTTTTTGAGGTTGCTAGAAGAAGCTGAGGAAGAATATGGATTTGAACAGAAGGGGGCTCTTGCTGTTCCTTGCAGGCCAGAGGAGTTGCATAAGATTTTAGAAAACAGGAGGGAGAAGAATAgcagtaataataataatattaatctTAGAGTTATACCAGGATGCTAG
- the LOC18773040 gene encoding thylakoid lumenal 15.0 kDa protein 2, chloroplastic, whose translation MAFLHCSSPTSQTTSRLPFTPLITASSHLSSTQKPTQLSNWVSEFRSKSLNLVFSGALTLGFSLSGVGPVEAKVGVNKPELLPKEFSPVIDVAGFLSDGQEKRLAQEIDDIEKDTGFKLRVLAQNYPDTPGLAIKDFWQVDDRTIVFVADPTFGNILNFNVGASVDLDVPRSFWSRLAGKYGNMFYWKEKGEDGAIEAAVVAISSCLKEPVGSDNCSEVK comes from the exons ATGGCGTTTCTCCATTGTTCATCTCCCACTTCCCAAACAACCTCACGTCTTCCATTCACGCCACTGATCACTGCGtcctctcatctctcttcaACCCAAAAGCCAACACAATTGAGCAACTGGGTCTCGGAGTTTCGGTCCAAGTCTTTAAATTTAGTGTTCTCAGGGGCTCTCACGCTCggattctctctctcag GAGTAGGACCTGTGGAGGCAAAAGTTGGGGTGAACAAGCCAGAATTGCTTCCCAAAGAGTTCAGTCCTGTAATTGATGTAGCTGGCTTCCTCTCTGATGGTCAG GAGAAAAGACTAGCCCAAGAGATTGATGACATAGAGAAAGATACTGGATTCAAGTTGAGGGTTCTTGCACAGAACTATCCTGATACACCAG GTTTGGCAATTAAAGATTTCTGGCAAGTGGATGATAGAACTATTGTCTTTGTTGCTGATCCCACCTTTG GCAATATACTGAACTTCAACGTGGGGGCTTCCGTTGATCTTGATGTTCCACGTAGCTTTTGGAGCCGTTTGGCCGGGAAATATGGAAATATGTTCTACTGGAAAGAGAAG GGAGAAGACGGAGCGATTGAAGCTGCAGTAGTGGCAATATCTAGCTGTTTGAAAGAACCTGTAGGCTCAGATAATTGCTCTGAGGTAAAATAA
- the LOC18772805 gene encoding uncharacterized protein LOC18772805 — protein sequence MEKYFGNAYRGDPGVPHADPERFVNIWIGSAAFSALTWVNPYMWQLSNQFNWHDKAMCFEQYHWKKAMKKGEPYKFKWNQYMDKDLRDSYYFNWPVYFP from the exons atGGAGAAGTATTTTGGGAACGCGTACAGAGGAGACCCGGGGGTCCCACATGCCGACCCGGAACGCTTTGTGAACATATGGATCGGGTCCGCTGCCTTCTCTGCGCTCACTTGGGTCAACCCCTACATGTGGCAGCTCTCCAATCAGTTCAA CTGGCATGACAAAGCAATGTGCTTTGAGCAGTATCACTGGAAGAAGGCCATGAAGAAAGGGGAGCCCTACAAATTTAAG TGGAACCAGTACATGGACAAGGATCTCAGAGATTCCTACTATTTCAACTGGCCTGTTTATTTCCCTTAG
- the LOC18774402 gene encoding transcription initiation factor TFIID subunit 8: MSHGEADSSSRVNEPSSEAPRRGGGGGGADEFGRAISTVAVAQICESVGFQSFKESALDALADIAIRYLRDLGKMSSFYANLAGRTECNVFDIIRGSEDLESLQGFLGAAEVSQCLAGSGIVRGIVEYVGSAEEIPFAQPLPRFPVIKQRRLIPSFEQMGEAPQSKHLPNWLPAFPDPHTYIQTPMWNERKTDPREDKIEQARQRRKAERSLLSLQQRLLCNGEASGSGGVSVAVPLVSGGGNDGKGLLLQGSESNPSNPSNPSNPINPFLEPPIQPGEKDVSVSEVVLPSKFLDEVGQGKNGGSSVLDAFTPAIEAVKNGVWSDGDDERKQLLPDTRPAINFKFRSGKKFLGESSDVRLQKKGSVRPAYWFGRDEERDDKKRRAEFILRQSMENPQELTQL; the protein is encoded by the coding sequence ATGAGCCATGGAGAAGCGGACAGTAGCAGCAGAGTGAATGAACCCAGTAGCGAAGCGCcgagaagaggaggaggaggaggaggagccgATGAGTTTGGCCGAGCCATATCTACGGTTGCGGTGGCGCAGATATGCGAGAGCGTTGGGTTTCAGAGCTTCAAGGAGTCTGCTCTGGACGCTCTCGCCGACATTGCCATCAGATACCTCCGTGACTTAGGGAAGATGTCGAGCTTTTATGCTAACTTGGCTGGCAGAACCGAATGCAATGTGTTTGATATTATTAGAGGGTCGGAGGATTTGGAGTCACTGCAAGGGTTCTTGGGTGCTGCTGAGGTCAGTCAATGTCTTGCAGGGTCTGGGATAGTGAGAGGCATTGTTGAGTATGTGGGTTCGGCTGAGGAGATCCCATTTGCACAGCCATTGCCTCGGTTTCCGGTGATCAAGCAGCGGAGATTAATTCCGAGTTTCGAGCAAATGGGGGAGGCGCCACAGAGTAAACATTTGCCCAATTGGTTGCCCGCTTTCCCTGATCCACACACTTACATTCAAACACCAATGTGGAATGAGAGGAAGACCGATCCCCGAGAAGATAAAATCGAGCAGGCTAGACAGAGGAGGAAGGCTGAGAGGTCTTTGTTGAGTCTGCAGCAGAGGTTGTTGTGCAACGGTGAGGCATCTGGTTCAGGAGGAGTCTCTGTTGCAGTACCATTGGTTAGTGGTGGTGGTAATGATGGAAAGGGATTATTATTACAAGGGAGTGAGAGTAATCCGAGTAATCCGAGTAATCCAAGTAATCCAATTAATCCATTCCTTGAACCGCCTATCCAGCCGGGAGAGAAAGATGTATCAGTGTCCGAAGTTGTCTTGCCATCCAAGTTTTTGGATGAAGTGGGGCAAGGGAAGAATGGCGGTTCTTCGGTTTTGGATGCGTTTACGCCCGCCATTGAAGCAGTGAAAAATGGGGTGTGGAGTGACGGAGATGATGAGAGGAAGCAGCTTCTTCCAGATACGAGGCCTGCGATTAATTTCAAGTTCAGAAGTGGGAAGAAGTTTCTGGGAGAATCTTCGGATGTGAGGCTGCAAAAGAAGGGTTCTGTGAGACCAGCTTATTGGTTTGGGCGAGATGAGGAGAGGGATGACAAGAAGAGAAGAGCTGAGTTTATTCTTAGACAATCTATGGAAAACCCACAGGAACTCACTCAGTTGTAG
- the LOC18772405 gene encoding membrane magnesium transporter gives MALNLGFVVGILGVVILSHAAYSTVQYRGLLKIMEEEFSGPPLNVVVELLLGLVLCMWAALTVPGTFLSIHPHSEENRIVSLPANLDFMIFNHRARVFPVEMDLNLKH, from the exons ATGGCTTTGAATTTGGGATTCGTGGTTGGCATCCTTGGAGTTGTAATTCTCTCCCATGCCGCTTATTCAACCGTTCAAT ACAGGGGATTGTTGAAGATTATGGAGGAAGAGTTTTCAGGACCTCCATTGAAT GTGGTTGTTGAATTGCTTCTAGGGTTAGTGTTATGTATGTGGGCAGCTCTTACTGTCCCCGGCACGTTTCTTTCAATACATCCCCATTCTGAAGAGAATAG GATTGTTTCTCTACCAGCCAACCTTGACTTTATGATCTTCAACCATCGTGCCAGAGTGTTCCCCGTGGAGATGGATTTGAACTTGAAACATTGA
- the LOC18775147 gene encoding uncharacterized protein LOC18775147 isoform X1 has product MGHLVNLLQLQTTLFFSNSPTCSSIALKPHTFEYLKANVLTSKCKAFGGGEMDALPHLQTLRKFPREELVAKVVLVRFDSTLLLREQGEEQRFQPNALFTIKYLHQSGAKVVLVSDWSVKTNPRLFVAQSVAEFLSSLLEYKVVPVQCISQNVVSKREGFEKGDILLLENLSAFRGEVANCSKFSQALSSGVDIFVNDYFSRSHKILASTCGVTRFCYANLAGFHFEESLSQLRRATESNTKPHVAIIGGGNLFDKAAALHSLTSRCDGLVFVGMMSFQIMHALGLPVPLNLVEHGVLKEALDIVQVAHIRNVQILYPKDFWCKNDHLPKQLEIFRAHRILDGWVPVDIGPASFVEMKFMLSRCKKVTWIGPVKFRTSNCTKGDSELAQMLNQLSQSNCNITVVGNKACEAMVKESNFTFNFTMIKDASVVWEFLKGRKLPGVMALDRAYPFDIDWSDAYSDPAQPLVVDIGSGNGMFLLGMAKTRKYLNFLGLEINKKLVKRCLDSVHWRGIRNGYFIATNATSTFRSIISSYPGKLVLVSIQCPNPDFNEPDHRWSMLQRSLVEAVADLLTANGRVFLQSDIEAVSLRMKEQFQRYGKGKLTVVHEQSFAITNSGWLKDNPFGVRSDWEQHVLARGDPMYRLLLCKSTTTE; this is encoded by the exons ATGGGTCACCTTGTGAATCTACTTCAACTTCAAACAACTCTGTTTTTCAGCAACTCTCCCACATGTTCAAGTATTGCTCTCAAGCCTCACACTTTCGAATATCTCAAAGCAAATGTCTTAACATCCAAGTGTAAG GCCTTTGGAGGAGGAGAAATGGATGCCTTGCCACACTTGCAGACTCTTAGAAAGTTTCCAAGGGAGGAGCTTGTTGCAAAAGTTGTACTGGTCAGATTTGACTCTACCCTTTTGCTTCGGGAACAAGGGGAGGAACAGCGATTTCAACCCAATGCACTCTTCACCATTAAGTATTTGCACCAGTCTGGGGCTAAAGTAGTTCTTGTTAGTGATTGGAGTGTTAAAACTAATCCTAGACTGTTTGTCGCGCAGTCTGTTGCAG AGTTCTTGTCATCTCTTCTTGAGTACAAAGTTGTTCCAGTACAATGCATTTCTCAAAACGTGGTATCAAAGAGGGAAGGCTTTGAGAAAGgagatattcttcttcttgagaATCTTTCTGCGTTTAGAGGGGAAGTTGCCAattgttcaaaattttctcaagCATTGTCATCAGGAGTggatatttttgttaatgatTACTTTTCCCGGTCTCATAAGATTCTTGCATCCACCTGCGGAGTCACTCGCTTCTGCTATGCCAACTTAGCTGGTTTTCACTTTGAGGAGAGCCTATCTCAACTTAGAAGGGCTACAGAAAGCAACACAAAACCACATGTAGCAATT ATTGGAGGGGGTAATCTCTTTGATAAAGCAGCTGCTTTGCATTCCTTAACTTCCCGATGTGATGGGTTAGTCTTTGTTGGAATGATGTCATTTCAAATAATGCATGCCTTAGGGCTACCTGTTCCCTTGAATTTGGTGGAACATGGGGTACTTAAAGAAGCTCTAGATATAGTCCAGGTTGCACACATTAGAAATGTACAGATCCTATATCCAAAAGACTTTTGGTGCAAGAATGATCATCTTCCAAAGCAATTGGAAATATTTCGTGCTCATCGTATTCTGGATG GGTGGGTGCCTGTTGATATTGGGCCTGCATCATTTGTCGAAATGAAGTTCATGCTTTCAAGGTGCAag AAAGTCACTTGGATTGGTCCAGTGAAATTCCGTACGAGTAACTGCACAAAAGGAGATTCTGAACTGGCTCAAATGCTTAATCAACTAAGTCAAAGCAACTGCAACATAACTGTTGTTGGGAATAAGGCATGTGAAGCAATGGTGAAGGAATCAAATTTCACCTTTAATTTCACTATGATTAAGGATGCTTCAGTTGTGTGGGAGTTTCTCAAAGGACGAAAACTTCCGGGGGTCATGGCCTTAGATAGG GCATACCCTTTTGATATTGATTGGAGTGATGCCTATTCTGATCCAGCTCAACCTTTGGTAGTTGATATTGGAAGTG GTAATGGAATGTTTCTTTTGGGGATGGCCAAAACAAGGAagtatttgaattttcttggTTTGGAGATTAATAAAAAG CTTGTAAAACGCTGCCTGGACTCTGTTCACTGGCGTGGGATAAGAAATGG GTACTTCATCGCAACAAATGCTACTTCAACATTCCGATCCATTATTTCTAGTTACCCCGGAAAGCTAGTGCTTGTTTCAATACAG TGCCCGAATCCTGATTTCAACGAACCAGATCATAGATGGAGTATGCTGCAAAGGTCATTAGTCGAAGCAGTTGCTGATCTGCTTACAGCTAATGGAAGG GTCTTTCTGCAATCTGACATAGAGGCCGTCTCTCTGAGAATGAAAGAACAGTTTCAGAGATATGGCAAGGGTAAACTTACTGTGGTGCATGAACAAAGTTTTGCCATAACTAATAGTGGGTGGCTTAAGGACAACCCGTTTGGAGTTCGATCAGACTGGGAACAACATGTCTTAGCTCGTGGGGACCCTATGTACAGATTACTGCTTTGTAAATCAACCACTACTGAATGA
- the LOC18775147 gene encoding uncharacterized protein LOC18775147 isoform X2, whose product MGHLVNLLQLQTTLFFSNSPTCSSIALKPHTFEYLKANVLTSKCKAFGGGEMDALPHLQTLRKFPREELVAKVVLVRFDSTLLLREQGEEQRFQPNALFTIKYLHQSGAKVVLVSDWSVKTNPRLFVAQSVAEFLSSLLEYKVVPVQCISQNVVSKREGFEKGDILLLENLSAFRGEVANCSKFSQALSSGVDIFVNDYFSRSHKILASTCGVTRFCYANLAGFHFEESLSQLRRATESNTKPHVAIIGGGNLFDKAAALHSLTSRCDGLVFVGMMSFQIMHALGLPVPLNLVEHGVLKEALDIVQVAHIRNVQILYPKDFWCKNDHLPKQLEIFRAHRILDGWVPVDIGPASFVEMKFMLSRCKKVTWIGPVKFRTSNCTKGDSELAQMLNQLSQSNCNITVVGNKACEAMVKESNFTFNFTMIKDASVVWEFLKGRKLPGVMALDRAYPFDIDWSDAYSDPAQPLVVDIGSGNGMFLLGMAKTRKYLNFLGLEINKKLFSACKTLPGLCSLAWDKKWVLHRNKCYFNIPIHYF is encoded by the exons ATGGGTCACCTTGTGAATCTACTTCAACTTCAAACAACTCTGTTTTTCAGCAACTCTCCCACATGTTCAAGTATTGCTCTCAAGCCTCACACTTTCGAATATCTCAAAGCAAATGTCTTAACATCCAAGTGTAAG GCCTTTGGAGGAGGAGAAATGGATGCCTTGCCACACTTGCAGACTCTTAGAAAGTTTCCAAGGGAGGAGCTTGTTGCAAAAGTTGTACTGGTCAGATTTGACTCTACCCTTTTGCTTCGGGAACAAGGGGAGGAACAGCGATTTCAACCCAATGCACTCTTCACCATTAAGTATTTGCACCAGTCTGGGGCTAAAGTAGTTCTTGTTAGTGATTGGAGTGTTAAAACTAATCCTAGACTGTTTGTCGCGCAGTCTGTTGCAG AGTTCTTGTCATCTCTTCTTGAGTACAAAGTTGTTCCAGTACAATGCATTTCTCAAAACGTGGTATCAAAGAGGGAAGGCTTTGAGAAAGgagatattcttcttcttgagaATCTTTCTGCGTTTAGAGGGGAAGTTGCCAattgttcaaaattttctcaagCATTGTCATCAGGAGTggatatttttgttaatgatTACTTTTCCCGGTCTCATAAGATTCTTGCATCCACCTGCGGAGTCACTCGCTTCTGCTATGCCAACTTAGCTGGTTTTCACTTTGAGGAGAGCCTATCTCAACTTAGAAGGGCTACAGAAAGCAACACAAAACCACATGTAGCAATT ATTGGAGGGGGTAATCTCTTTGATAAAGCAGCTGCTTTGCATTCCTTAACTTCCCGATGTGATGGGTTAGTCTTTGTTGGAATGATGTCATTTCAAATAATGCATGCCTTAGGGCTACCTGTTCCCTTGAATTTGGTGGAACATGGGGTACTTAAAGAAGCTCTAGATATAGTCCAGGTTGCACACATTAGAAATGTACAGATCCTATATCCAAAAGACTTTTGGTGCAAGAATGATCATCTTCCAAAGCAATTGGAAATATTTCGTGCTCATCGTATTCTGGATG GGTGGGTGCCTGTTGATATTGGGCCTGCATCATTTGTCGAAATGAAGTTCATGCTTTCAAGGTGCAag AAAGTCACTTGGATTGGTCCAGTGAAATTCCGTACGAGTAACTGCACAAAAGGAGATTCTGAACTGGCTCAAATGCTTAATCAACTAAGTCAAAGCAACTGCAACATAACTGTTGTTGGGAATAAGGCATGTGAAGCAATGGTGAAGGAATCAAATTTCACCTTTAATTTCACTATGATTAAGGATGCTTCAGTTGTGTGGGAGTTTCTCAAAGGACGAAAACTTCCGGGGGTCATGGCCTTAGATAGG GCATACCCTTTTGATATTGATTGGAGTGATGCCTATTCTGATCCAGCTCAACCTTTGGTAGTTGATATTGGAAGTG GTAATGGAATGTTTCTTTTGGGGATGGCCAAAACAAGGAagtatttgaattttcttggTTTGGAGATTAATAAAAAG CTTTTTTCAGCTTGTAAAACGCTGCCTGGACTCTGTTCACTGGCGTGGGATAAGAAATGG GTACTTCATCGCAACAAATGCTACTTCAACATTCCGATCCATTATTTCTAG